From a region of the Paenibacillus lutimineralis genome:
- a CDS encoding DUF6199 family natural product biosynthesis protein encodes MAAKLNKIMSPTFIFFTCVIVLSVVVAVLSRPYFTEPIFYINENKYKFASEQGNQVSYHSKTAAPIQVSIDGHERTVIINHKEYYITKYNSNYNTTYNVMYPNGRNYEVRDQSGYLLSFDENGDFVVEAFAYVNNQRVIREGEEEFTPAMLVTASYPEYHDTPGASGFLFLALAILIYGWCAYRYEKFQDIMFNLSPQRLWVNNPEPSDFYYFMCKVGGIFCMAFAVWVALQAF; translated from the coding sequence ATGGCGGCGAAGCTCAACAAAATCATGTCCCCCACCTTTATTTTCTTTACGTGTGTTATAGTCCTGTCCGTTGTCGTCGCTGTACTGTCAAGACCTTACTTCACAGAGCCTATCTTCTACATCAACGAGAACAAGTACAAGTTCGCGAGCGAGCAAGGCAACCAGGTCTCTTATCACAGTAAAACGGCTGCTCCCATTCAGGTCAGCATTGACGGTCATGAGCGTACGGTAATTATCAATCACAAGGAATATTACATAACGAAATACAATTCTAACTACAATACAACGTATAACGTAATGTATCCGAACGGTCGTAATTACGAAGTAAGAGATCAATCCGGTTATTTATTGAGTTTCGATGAAAATGGCGATTTCGTCGTCGAGGCCTTCGCTTATGTGAACAACCAAAGAGTCATTCGAGAAGGCGAGGAGGAATTTACCCCAGCGATGCTTGTAACGGCCTCTTACCCAGAATATCATGATACTCCTGGGGCATCTGGATTTCTTTTTCTAGCATTAGCTATACTCATTTATGGATGGTGCGCCTATCGATATGAGAAATTTCAGGACATTATGTTTAACCTCTCACCTCAAAGACTTTGGGTGAACAACCCTGAACCTAGTGACTTTTATTATTTCATGTGCAAAGTTGGCGGAATTTTCTGCATGGCCTTTGCCGTCTGGGTTGCCCTCCAAGCATTCTGA
- a CDS encoding YjjG family noncanonical pyrimidine nucleotidase, giving the protein MNKYKHIIFDLDDTILDFQDSEEKALKQIITQFKLPYNEQTIACYKRINDGLWHQLEEGLISRDEVLTTRFSLFLQEFSIDENGAKVEAMYREHLNEGHKTIAQAEELLNSLSKLDCKLYVGTNGVGKTQRKRLEDAKLHGYFEQLFISEEIGYEKPSPYFFNHIFDALQTSRTEEFLMIGDRLTSDIQGANNVGIDSVWFNPKGSIPEPDLPKSTYTVSSLMQIIDLLERS; this is encoded by the coding sequence ATGAACAAATACAAACATATAATTTTTGACTTAGATGATACGATTCTTGATTTTCAAGATTCAGAGGAAAAGGCATTAAAACAAATTATTACGCAATTCAAATTACCTTATAACGAACAAACCATTGCATGTTACAAGCGCATTAATGATGGATTGTGGCATCAATTAGAGGAAGGCCTGATCTCTCGGGATGAGGTGCTGACAACGCGTTTTTCACTTTTTTTGCAGGAGTTCTCTATAGATGAAAATGGCGCAAAGGTTGAAGCAATGTACCGTGAGCATTTAAATGAAGGACATAAGACCATTGCTCAAGCAGAGGAATTGCTCAATAGCCTCAGTAAGCTAGATTGTAAGTTATATGTTGGAACAAACGGTGTAGGAAAGACCCAAAGAAAAAGATTAGAAGATGCCAAGCTGCACGGATATTTTGAACAACTATTTATTTCCGAAGAGATTGGTTATGAAAAACCGAGCCCTTATTTCTTTAACCATATTTTCGATGCTTTGCAGACAAGCCGGACGGAAGAATTCCTAATGATAGGTGATCGATTAACATCGGATATTCAGGGAGCCAATAACGTCGGAATCGATAGCGTGTGGTTTAATCCTAAGGGAAGCATACCTGAACCAGATTTACCTAAAAGCACATATACGGTATCTAGTTTAATGCAAATCATAGATTTATTAGAACGTTCATAA
- a CDS encoding cache domain-containing sensor histidine kinase: MSKIRRFYLNHLKRKMFNKIILLYSAVMMVLFVTAAVLVYQYQLQRIIREETDANMKTAQVLSIYLNRQYENIQNTIQQIYGDATLSDDLVYFLNNPYENYLGYRLNQFTKTNEQRLRSYSTLVKNYMEQEPGAKRVSIYSYPRKFGMSFEREKEKQQLQYESDSDGSWNNWLMTRRAYTWDTVGNSPEADTTEKSSSIPMYSYRRELQDPWTLDRIGMLVVDFDSKQLASWLSSRVPATHGQMLVMTSQGKVLYDSTGEYVGQDYPYRYELNTAGKWIDLDEPSKINVLDTGNAGLTVIGVVSKSTIEASTGSLRNTLILITLLFFVASFVLTSTVMRKYSKKIRRIIVSMSRIGEGDLSTRIQMPGEDELQQISQRFNDMCERLEQYIDKMYTSEIKQKHAELVALQSQINPHFLYNTLESIRMKAYSEGARDVGKMVYSLSVMFKGMVKKDTVITIKEEIEMCSIYLDLLQIRYEGRIEVAIEVEPAVNGCSIIKLLVQPIVENYMVHGFRSLDEDNRVRISALREGERIIITVQDNGNGIPAERMQEIDKMLSGSYQLSSNLMEKSNPSIGLINVHDRIRMNYGEEYGLSVSSEPGKGTEVRMEIPMLKEGIL; the protein is encoded by the coding sequence GTGTCAAAGATTCGCAGATTTTATCTCAATCATCTGAAGCGGAAAATGTTCAACAAGATTATTCTGTTGTATTCGGCGGTCATGATGGTGCTGTTCGTAACGGCGGCGGTTCTAGTCTATCAATATCAACTGCAGCGGATTATCCGCGAGGAGACGGATGCCAATATGAAGACGGCACAGGTTCTCAGCATTTATCTTAACAGGCAGTATGAGAATATTCAGAACACGATTCAGCAGATATATGGGGATGCAACACTTAGCGATGATCTGGTCTATTTCCTCAATAATCCCTATGAGAACTACCTGGGTTACCGTCTGAATCAATTTACGAAGACGAATGAGCAAAGGCTGCGATCCTACAGCACCTTAGTTAAAAATTATATGGAGCAGGAGCCTGGGGCAAAGAGGGTGTCCATTTACAGCTACCCGCGAAAATTCGGCATGAGTTTCGAAAGAGAGAAAGAGAAACAACAGCTCCAATATGAAAGCGATTCCGATGGATCATGGAACAACTGGCTGATGACGCGCCGAGCCTATACTTGGGATACGGTGGGCAATAGTCCGGAAGCCGATACAACGGAAAAATCGTCTTCTATCCCGATGTACTCGTATAGACGTGAGCTCCAAGATCCATGGACGCTAGACAGAATTGGCATGCTGGTCGTTGATTTTGACAGCAAGCAGCTTGCGAGTTGGTTAAGCAGCCGGGTACCTGCTACGCATGGACAGATGCTAGTCATGACTTCACAAGGCAAGGTTCTATACGATTCAACGGGGGAATATGTTGGGCAGGACTATCCTTATCGCTATGAATTGAACACGGCAGGTAAATGGATCGACTTGGATGAACCCTCCAAGATAAATGTGCTTGATACCGGGAATGCCGGGCTGACCGTCATAGGTGTCGTGTCCAAATCGACGATTGAGGCTAGCACCGGCAGCCTTCGCAATACATTGATACTCATTACATTATTGTTCTTTGTTGCCAGCTTCGTGCTGACTTCTACCGTGATGAGGAAATATTCCAAGAAGATCCGCAGAATCATCGTGTCCATGAGTCGCATCGGTGAAGGGGACTTATCAACGCGAATCCAAATGCCGGGCGAAGATGAACTGCAACAAATTTCGCAAAGATTCAATGATATGTGTGAGAGGTTGGAGCAATATATTGATAAAATGTACACCTCCGAGATTAAACAGAAGCATGCTGAGCTAGTGGCTCTGCAATCTCAGATTAACCCTCATTTTCTCTACAATACGCTTGAGTCGATTCGAATGAAGGCCTACTCAGAGGGAGCCCGCGATGTCGGCAAGATGGTGTACAGTCTCTCCGTCATGTTCAAAGGTATGGTGAAGAAGGACACGGTTATTACAATCAAGGAAGAGATTGAGATGTGTTCAATCTATCTTGATCTGCTACAAATTCGCTATGAGGGCCGGATAGAAGTGGCTATCGAGGTAGAACCCGCTGTAAATGGTTGTAGTATCATTAAATTGCTTGTGCAGCCGATTGTTGAGAACTATATGGTGCACGGCTTTCGCTCCCTAGATGAAGATAATCGGGTGAGGATTAGCGCGTTACGGGAAGGGGAACGGATCATCATTACAGTACAGGACAACGGGAACGGGATTCCGGCTGAGCGCATGCAGGAGATCGACAAGATGTTGTCAGGATCTTATCAGCTGTCCTCCAATCTCATGGAGAAGAGCAATCCTTCGATCGGACTGATCAATGTGCATGATAGAATCCGGATGAACTATGGAGAGGAATACGGTCTGAGCGTGTCCAGTGAGCCTGGAAAAGGTACGGAGGTTCGGATGGAAATACCTATGCTGAAAGAAGGGATACTTTAA
- a CDS encoding CAP domain-containing protein, with the protein MTHKNLKTLFTGSMAVAVIAAGVILPQGGKAEAASASNIDCNQPTQQVQKVQQKWVQLNWNGNLDDLKSLLSQLPNLDLSNLPEIQKPTTPSEKPSNPEQKPSTGSDSSNNNNNETPTKPTTPTTPTKPTTPTTPTKPTAPSDNNNGTSGQTDNASFAQQVVNLVNQERSKAGLKPLTVQDNLTKVAAAKAADMRQNNYFDHQSPTYGSPFDMMKQFGVSYSYAGENIAKGQRTPAEVMNAWMNSEGHRQNIMSPNFTKIGVAYDNGYWVQEFIG; encoded by the coding sequence ATGACCCATAAGAATCTGAAAACTCTATTCACAGGAAGTATGGCAGTAGCTGTTATTGCTGCTGGAGTAATTTTACCACAAGGAGGAAAAGCGGAAGCAGCCTCTGCTTCTAATATAGATTGCAATCAACCAACACAGCAGGTTCAAAAGGTTCAGCAAAAATGGGTGCAATTGAACTGGAATGGTAACTTGGACGATTTGAAATCTCTACTATCTCAGCTTCCTAATCTTGATCTGTCTAACCTGCCGGAGATTCAAAAACCAACAACTCCGAGCGAGAAACCAAGTAACCCAGAACAAAAGCCATCGACAGGATCGGACTCATCTAATAACAATAATAACGAAACGCCAACAAAACCGACTACACCTACAACACCAACAAAGCCGACAACGCCAACAACACCTACAAAACCAACAGCACCAAGCGATAATAACAATGGCACATCCGGTCAAACGGACAATGCTTCCTTCGCACAGCAAGTGGTGAATCTGGTCAATCAGGAGCGCAGCAAAGCCGGTCTTAAGCCGCTTACAGTTCAAGATAATCTGACTAAAGTAGCTGCAGCGAAAGCAGCGGATATGCGCCAGAACAATTATTTTGACCACCAATCGCCAACCTACGGTTCTCCATTCGATATGATGAAGCAGTTTGGAGTAAGCTATAGCTACGCAGGTGAGAATATCGCGAAAGGTCAACGTACCCCTGCTGAAGTCATGAACGCTTGGATGAACAGTGAAGGCCACCGTCAAAATATTATGAGTCCAAACTTCACCAAGATTGGTGTGGCTTATGATAACGGCTACTGGGTTCAAGAATTTATCGGCTAG
- a CDS encoding Gfo/Idh/MocA family protein: MRIGIIGLGDIARKAYLPVLTDREDIELVLCTRNAQTLEHLQAKYRIAETAGSVEQLITAGIQAAFIHTATESHAQIAEQLITHGIHVFVDKPISYQYAECERIAKLAEEKQVLLMVGFNRRFAPMVASLKSEAAPRMIVLQKNRIALPDVARRFIFDDFIHVVDTLRYLAPGEVKQVKVSPYILEGQLYHITLQLEGDGFTCIGVMNRDSGTNEEILEVMNPGNKWVIDGLNTTVHFANGEEKLLKFKDWDPVLYRRGFVDMTDHFLSCVREGKQPQISISDALESHRICELAVQEVERLGL; this comes from the coding sequence ATGCGGATTGGCATTATTGGACTTGGCGATATCGCCAGAAAGGCATATTTGCCGGTATTGACGGATCGAGAAGATATCGAACTAGTGTTGTGTACGAGAAATGCCCAGACTTTGGAGCATCTACAGGCTAAATATCGGATCGCCGAGACGGCGGGAAGTGTGGAGCAGTTAATCACGGCCGGAATTCAGGCGGCTTTCATACATACAGCGACAGAATCGCATGCCCAGATCGCTGAACAATTGATCACTCACGGAATTCATGTGTTTGTGGATAAGCCTATTTCTTATCAATATGCGGAATGCGAGAGAATTGCCAAGCTGGCGGAGGAGAAGCAAGTGCTACTCATGGTAGGCTTCAACCGGCGTTTTGCACCGATGGTCGCTTCATTGAAAAGTGAGGCGGCTCCGCGAATGATCGTGCTGCAGAAGAATCGAATTGCCTTGCCTGACGTGGCACGGCGGTTTATTTTTGACGACTTTATCCATGTGGTTGATACGCTGCGTTATTTGGCTCCAGGTGAAGTGAAGCAGGTGAAGGTCTCACCTTATATTCTTGAAGGACAACTCTATCACATTACGCTACAGCTAGAAGGTGATGGATTTACATGTATCGGAGTGATGAACCGCGACTCTGGGACAAATGAAGAAATACTTGAGGTGATGAATCCCGGTAATAAATGGGTAATTGATGGCTTGAATACTACCGTTCATTTTGCTAATGGTGAGGAGAAGCTTCTAAAATTCAAGGATTGGGATCCAGTTTTATACCGGAGAGGATTTGTTGATATGACAGACCACTTCCTAAGTTGTGTTCGCGAGGGGAAGCAGCCTCAAATTTCGATCAGCGATGCGCTGGAGAGTCATCGAATTTGTGAGTTGGCAGTACAGGAGGTAGAAAGGCTAGGGCTTTAA
- a CDS encoding DEAD/DEAH box helicase, whose protein sequence is MTKSFQKLGIRAELVQQLQELGITTPTPIQAEAIPYIQAGHDIIGEAQTGTGKTLAFILPMLECINVNSPEVQGLILTPTRELAIQITSELKKLASVVGARVLAAYGGQDVERQLRKLEGAIHIVVATPGRLLDHLRRGSIHFGKLKMLVLDEADQMLHMGFLPEVQNIVEQTPVRRQTLLFSATMPHQVRQLAQAYMQKPEEVKIPTQQITLTEISQIAVQVTDRSKFKDLCTLIEQQHPYLAVVFCRTKRRASKLNQELQEQGYASDELHGDLSQAKREQVMKKFREAKLQILVATDMAARGLDIEGVTHVFNYDIPADAEYYIHRIGRTGRAGNTGVAITFVTAHDRGSLEAIERGIKMTIPKRQLAESGLRRIEGSATTTARDSRKRNNGADSARSGRNASTGEYGAGRSAKRGQSRDERGSNAGRSGRSSERDYSRSSRSSSPGGREPGRASRGERQDSGRQGRRGTDGRNSGQGNRQGSGRQNPSGGNRGGRGRR, encoded by the coding sequence ATGACGAAATCATTCCAGAAGCTGGGCATTCGTGCCGAGCTGGTACAGCAATTGCAAGAACTGGGGATCACAACACCAACTCCAATCCAGGCGGAAGCGATCCCTTATATACAAGCCGGACATGATATTATTGGCGAGGCACAGACCGGCACCGGCAAGACGCTGGCATTCATTCTGCCGATGCTTGAGTGTATCAATGTGAATAGTCCAGAGGTTCAGGGGCTGATTCTAACCCCTACCCGGGAGCTTGCCATTCAAATTACTAGTGAGCTGAAGAAGCTTGCATCTGTGGTTGGGGCACGTGTTCTTGCCGCTTATGGCGGCCAAGATGTGGAACGGCAGCTGCGTAAGCTTGAGGGCGCAATCCATATCGTTGTCGCTACACCTGGCCGATTGCTGGATCATCTGCGGCGCGGCTCGATCCATTTCGGCAAATTGAAAATGCTCGTCCTTGACGAAGCGGATCAAATGCTGCACATGGGCTTCCTTCCCGAAGTCCAGAATATTGTGGAGCAAACCCCTGTACGCCGTCAGACTCTGCTCTTCTCTGCGACGATGCCACACCAGGTTCGACAGCTAGCACAGGCTTACATGCAGAAGCCAGAGGAAGTGAAAATTCCGACCCAACAGATAACGCTCACGGAAATTTCGCAGATCGCTGTCCAAGTCACAGACCGCTCTAAATTCAAGGATCTCTGTACCCTCATCGAACAACAGCATCCTTATCTTGCAGTCGTCTTCTGCCGTACCAAACGGCGGGCCAGCAAATTGAATCAGGAGCTACAGGAGCAAGGCTACGCTTCAGACGAACTGCATGGTGATTTGTCGCAAGCGAAGCGTGAACAGGTCATGAAGAAATTCCGGGAAGCGAAGCTGCAAATACTGGTCGCTACCGATATGGCTGCACGTGGGCTTGATATTGAAGGCGTGACACATGTATTCAACTATGACATACCTGCTGATGCCGAATATTACATTCACCGCATCGGACGGACAGGCCGTGCCGGAAACACCGGGGTGGCGATCACATTTGTAACGGCCCATGATCGCGGGTCCCTGGAAGCGATCGAACGTGGCATTAAGATGACTATACCGAAGCGGCAGCTTGCCGAATCAGGACTGAGACGTATTGAAGGGTCCGCGACTACGACAGCTAGAGATTCTCGCAAGAGAAACAACGGTGCCGATAGCGCACGTTCCGGCAGAAATGCCAGTACGGGTGAATATGGTGCTGGACGCAGTGCAAAACGCGGACAATCGAGAGATGAGCGTGGCTCCAACGCCGGACGCTCAGGACGATCAAGCGAACGCGACTATTCGCGCAGCAGCCGTAGTTCTAGTCCTGGAGGCCGGGAGCCAGGACGCGCTAGCCGTGGCGAACGTCAGGATTCGGGACGCCAAGGACGCCGTGGTACTGACGGACGCAATAGCGGACAAGGCAACAGGCAAGGTAGCGGCCGCCAGAATCCGTCAGGCGGCAATCGCGGCGGCAGAGGCAGACGATAG
- the fabV gene encoding enoyl-ACP reductase FabV, which translates to MIIKPRTRGFICTTAHPVGCAKQVQHQIDYVSKQPTIDGPKNVLVIGASTGYGLASRVVAAFGAGANTIGVYRPSAATATRTASAGWYNSAAFEQAAEAAGLKSFSVTGDAFTDEIKAKTAKVIAEKLGKVDMVIYSVATARRTDPRTGETFNSTLKPIGQPYTNKTVNFHTGEISSVTLEPATEQEIADTVAVMGGDDWKLWIDTLAEAGVLADNAVTIAFSYIGSDITQPIYRDGTIGQAKDDLERTAHELDQRLNNIGGHAYVIVSKALVTQSSSAIPVVPLYMSTLYKVMKEKGIHEGTIEQMYRLFSERLYGPDIVPVDEVGRIRIDDWEMRDDVQEEVTKLWDLMSTDNVFDLSDLSGYRKEFFQLFGFEVDGINYEADVDPAVSVPHME; encoded by the coding sequence ATGATTATTAAACCTAGGACTCGCGGATTCATCTGTACGACCGCTCATCCCGTTGGATGTGCCAAGCAGGTACAGCATCAAATTGATTATGTCTCCAAGCAACCCACCATAGATGGACCGAAAAATGTACTTGTGATCGGAGCTTCTACCGGTTATGGTTTAGCTTCGCGTGTGGTAGCAGCTTTTGGAGCCGGGGCAAACACCATAGGCGTGTATCGCCCAAGTGCGGCAACGGCTACGCGGACCGCTTCCGCAGGCTGGTACAATTCCGCGGCTTTTGAACAGGCAGCTGAAGCAGCTGGCCTGAAATCCTTCAGCGTGACAGGCGATGCCTTCACAGATGAGATCAAAGCTAAGACGGCCAAAGTCATTGCCGAGAAGCTGGGCAAAGTTGACATGGTCATTTACAGTGTTGCAACGGCACGTCGCACAGATCCACGGACTGGCGAAACCTTCAACTCCACGTTGAAGCCCATCGGTCAACCGTATACGAACAAGACGGTTAACTTCCACACAGGCGAAATCAGCTCGGTGACGTTGGAACCTGCGACAGAGCAAGAAATCGCTGATACGGTTGCTGTCATGGGCGGTGATGATTGGAAGCTGTGGATCGACACACTGGCAGAAGCTGGAGTCCTCGCTGACAATGCGGTTACGATCGCCTTCTCTTATATTGGATCCGATATCACTCAGCCCATCTACCGTGATGGTACGATTGGGCAAGCGAAGGATGATTTAGAACGTACAGCCCATGAATTGGATCAGCGCTTGAACAACATCGGAGGACATGCTTATGTCATCGTCAGCAAGGCGCTTGTGACTCAATCAAGTTCTGCAATTCCGGTTGTTCCACTCTACATGTCCACCTTATATAAAGTGATGAAGGAGAAAGGAATACACGAAGGAACGATCGAACAGATGTATCGTTTGTTCTCCGAACGGCTGTACGGCCCGGATATCGTCCCTGTTGATGAAGTAGGGCGAATCCGTATTGATGATTGGGAAATGCGCGATGATGTACAAGAAGAGGTTACGAAGCTATGGGATCTGATGAGTACTGACAACGTCTTCGATCTATCCGATCTCTCCGGCTACCGCAAGGAATTCTTCCAGCTATTCGGCTTCGAGGTAGATGGTATCAACTATGAAGCAGATGTTGATCCAGCCGTTTCTGTTCCTCATATGGAGTAG
- a CDS encoding sensor histidine kinase, translating into MAQQLQEQVERERQLEISRMDLITSVSHDLRTPLTSIIGYLDLLKKQAFQDEQEEARYINNAFNKTQQLKKLIDDLFEYTRLSHGDVQLNLQEVDFHSLIEQMVSEFEPVAREQGITLIQELSPDPVIMSMDVEQMVRAIDNLLMNATKFSLVPGEVKISLVTGEKYVQLSVENQGQPITKEQEELLFQRFYRMEPKQNDMYMPPGYGLGLSIARNIVELHGGRIWLDHQQGDYRFCIEMKRSMYTSSEQQEE; encoded by the coding sequence ATGGCTCAGCAATTACAAGAGCAAGTAGAACGTGAACGGCAGCTGGAGATCTCACGGATGGATTTAATTACAAGTGTATCGCATGATTTGAGAACTCCGTTGACTAGTATTATTGGATATCTGGATTTGCTCAAGAAGCAGGCGTTTCAGGATGAGCAGGAAGAGGCGCGCTATATTAACAATGCGTTCAACAAAACCCAGCAGCTCAAGAAGTTGATTGATGATCTGTTTGAATATACACGTCTATCCCATGGCGATGTTCAGTTGAATCTCCAGGAGGTAGACTTTCATAGTCTAATTGAGCAAATGGTCTCGGAATTTGAACCGGTTGCGAGAGAACAAGGAATTACTTTGATTCAGGAGCTAAGCCCCGATCCAGTCATAATGAGTATGGATGTCGAGCAAATGGTCCGAGCCATAGATAATCTGCTAATGAATGCCACGAAGTTCTCACTGGTGCCTGGCGAAGTGAAGATCAGCCTGGTTACAGGTGAGAAGTATGTACAGCTATCGGTAGAGAATCAAGGTCAACCGATTACTAAAGAGCAGGAAGAACTGCTATTTCAACGGTTCTACAGGATGGAGCCTAAGCAGAATGATATGTATATGCCACCCGGCTATGGACTAGGCTTATCGATCGCGAGAAATATTGTCGAACTGCATGGTGGCCGGATTTGGCTGGATCATCAGCAAGGAGATTACCGATTCTGTATTGAGATGAAGAGGTCGATGTATACAAGCTCAGAACAACAAGAGGAGTAG
- a CDS encoding flavocytochrome c, with amino-acid sequence MMKMKRIGSLILILSLVVMLAACGSGNNKGKEADNGAGQNGIVTSIGEGDGKHGTIKVEVTFENNEIKNIKVLEQKENEVLAEPVFKELGDTIIASNSAEVDAISGSTVTSTGYIDAVKDAIAKSGLTLVAKQAAGKSETDEPAEQTYDVVIIGAGGAGFSAALEAKQAGASVVLLEKMPSVGGNTLISGGEMNAANTWVQEKLGIKDSVDLFAEDTLKGGDNVGDPEMVRVLAENATAAAEWLKNDIKVNFLEDNLFQFGGHSVKRALIPEGHTGAELITKLKTKLDEMKIDLKTNTKADKLLTDDSGKVVGVEATGANGNKITFHANKGVVIASGGFGSNVEMRKQYNPEFDEKYMTTDAPGSTGDGIVMAQDIGAALTNMESIQTYPVCDPVTGVISLVADSRFDGAILVNQSGKRFVEELERRDVISRAILAQEGGYAYQLWNQEIGDISKTVDVHKDEYDALVKEGVLYKADTLKEAAEFFKIDPKALQETIDRVNKFAKAGNDEDFHHRQGLHDMSKGPYYIEKAVPSVHHTMGGLVINKTTQVMNEKGEPIPGLFAAGEVTGVIHGTNRLGGNAIADAITFGRIAGQEVAK; translated from the coding sequence ATGATGAAGATGAAGAGGATTGGGAGCCTTATTCTTATCCTTAGCTTAGTCGTGATGCTGGCAGCATGCGGAAGCGGGAACAACAAGGGCAAGGAGGCCGATAACGGAGCTGGCCAAAATGGCATCGTCACTTCTATCGGTGAAGGCGATGGTAAACATGGCACGATTAAGGTAGAGGTTACCTTTGAGAACAATGAAATTAAGAATATTAAGGTTCTCGAGCAGAAGGAAAATGAAGTTCTGGCTGAACCTGTATTTAAAGAACTCGGTGATACGATCATCGCCTCCAACAGTGCAGAGGTAGACGCTATCAGCGGTTCAACAGTAACGAGCACGGGTTATATCGACGCAGTTAAAGATGCGATCGCGAAGTCCGGACTGACACTGGTTGCGAAGCAAGCAGCTGGGAAGAGTGAGACAGACGAGCCAGCGGAGCAAACTTACGATGTAGTTATTATCGGGGCTGGTGGCGCTGGATTCAGTGCGGCGCTGGAGGCCAAGCAAGCTGGAGCTTCCGTAGTTCTGCTGGAGAAGATGCCAAGCGTGGGCGGCAACACATTGATCTCTGGTGGTGAGATGAACGCTGCCAACACATGGGTTCAGGAAAAATTAGGAATCAAGGATAGTGTTGATCTGTTCGCTGAAGATACGCTGAAAGGCGGAGACAATGTCGGCGATCCGGAAATGGTTCGCGTACTCGCAGAGAACGCAACGGCTGCCGCAGAATGGTTGAAGAATGATATCAAGGTTAATTTCCTTGAAGATAACTTGTTCCAATTTGGTGGTCACTCTGTGAAGCGTGCGCTTATTCCAGAAGGACATACTGGTGCAGAACTGATTACCAAGCTGAAAACGAAGCTGGACGAAATGAAAATTGATCTAAAAACAAACACGAAGGCTGATAAATTACTCACAGATGATAGCGGCAAAGTGGTCGGTGTTGAAGCTACAGGTGCAAATGGCAATAAGATTACATTCCATGCGAACAAAGGCGTTGTCATCGCATCCGGTGGTTTTGGATCCAACGTTGAGATGAGAAAGCAATACAATCCAGAGTTCGATGAGAAATATATGACTACAGATGCACCGGGTTCGACTGGTGATGGGATCGTAATGGCGCAAGACATTGGCGCAGCCTTGACCAATATGGAGAGCATCCAGACTTATCCGGTTTGTGACCCTGTGACAGGTGTTATTTCACTCGTAGCAGACAGCCGTTTTGATGGAGCGATTCTCGTTAACCAGAGCGGCAAACGCTTTGTTGAAGAGCTGGAACGTCGCGACGTTATTTCTAGAGCGATTTTGGCTCAAGAAGGCGGCTATGCTTATCAATTGTGGAATCAAGAAATCGGAGACATCAGTAAGACGGTAGATGTGCATAAAGACGAATATGATGCGCTCGTTAAGGAAGGCGTTCTGTACAAAGCAGATACCCTGAAAGAAGCAGCCGAATTCTTCAAAATCGATCCGAAGGCGCTGCAGGAAACGATCGATCGCGTCAATAAATTTGCTAAAGCAGGCAATGATGAAGACTTCCACCATCGTCAAGGCTTGCATGATATGAGCAAAGGTCCTTACTACATTGAAAAAGCTGTACCTTCCGTTCACCATACGATGGGCGGGCTTGTCATCAACAAGACAACTCAAGTCATGAATGAGAAAGGTGAGCCGATTCCAGGTTTGTTCGCAGCTGGTGAGGTTACAGGTGTCATTCATGGTACGAACCGTCTAGGCGGCAATGCGATTGCTGATGCCATTACATTCGGACGTATCGCTGGACAAGAAGTAGCTAAATAA